A genome region from bacterium includes the following:
- a CDS encoding acyl-CoA dehydrogenase family protein encodes MDFAFSDSELAFAAEARAWLAANVPAAWRRDRCWTRSDDPLWREIAREWQRKLFDGGWIAISWPREHGGRGATVIERWLFEEELDRAGAPYPPGSANVDMIGQAVLRHGTEAQRRRFLTRLLSGEDWWCQGFSEPGAGSDLGSLRCRGERRGDAFIVNGQKVWTSHAEVADWCFLLCRTELDQPKHKGISLLLVDMKSPGITVRPLTQMTGETEFCEVFFEDVRVPADLMIGPPGAGWQIAMGILQHERGPVWTFTFQRKIRRSLNELIRRVREHPASRGVGDPLVRQKLAQSFIDVELLKLMGYRSLTHILRTGHPGPESSLEKVLGSETDQRLQEAAMSFFGPYAGRADMPGLRDYLYARSETIMGGTSEIQRNVIAQRILGLPR; translated from the coding sequence ATGGATTTCGCCTTCTCCGACTCCGAGCTCGCCTTCGCCGCCGAGGCGCGGGCGTGGCTGGCCGCCAACGTCCCCGCCGCCTGGCGGCGCGATCGCTGCTGGACGCGCAGCGACGACCCGCTGTGGCGCGAGATCGCCCGTGAGTGGCAACGCAAGCTGTTCGACGGCGGCTGGATCGCCATCTCCTGGCCGCGCGAACACGGCGGCCGCGGCGCGACGGTGATCGAGCGCTGGCTGTTCGAGGAGGAGCTCGACCGCGCCGGCGCGCCCTATCCGCCCGGCAGCGCCAACGTCGACATGATCGGCCAGGCGGTGCTGCGCCACGGCACCGAGGCGCAGCGCCGGCGCTTCCTCACCCGCCTGCTCTCCGGCGAGGACTGGTGGTGCCAGGGCTTCTCCGAGCCCGGGGCCGGCTCCGACCTCGGCAGTCTGCGCTGCCGCGGCGAGCGACGCGGCGACGCATTCATCGTCAACGGCCAGAAGGTGTGGACGAGTCACGCCGAGGTCGCCGACTGGTGCTTCCTGCTCTGCCGCACCGAGCTGGACCAGCCGAAGCACAAGGGCATCAGCCTGCTGCTGGTCGACATGAAGAGCCCCGGCATCACGGTGCGGCCGCTGACCCAGATGACCGGCGAGACCGAGTTCTGCGAGGTCTTCTTCGAGGACGTGCGCGTGCCCGCCGATCTGATGATCGGCCCGCCGGGCGCCGGCTGGCAGATCGCCATGGGCATCCTGCAGCACGAGCGCGGTCCGGTGTGGACCTTCACCTTCCAGCGCAAGATCCGACGCAGCCTGAACGAGCTGATCCGCCGCGTCCGCGAGCACCCGGCGAGCCGGGGCGTCGGCGATCCGCTGGTGCGGCAGAAGCTGGCGCAGTCGTTCATCGACGTCGAGTTGCTGAAACTGATGGGCTACCGCAGCCTCACCCACATCCTGCGCACCGGCCACCCCGGGCCGGAGAGCTCGCTCGAGAAGGTGCTGGGCAGCGAGACCGACCAGCGCCTGCAGGAGGCGGCGATGAGCTTCTTCGGCCCCTACGCGGGGCGCGCCGACATGCCCGGCCTGCGCGACTACCTCTACGCCCGCTCGGAAACCATCATGGGCGGCACGAGCGAGATCCAGCGCAACGTCATCGCCCAGCGCATCCTCGGCCTGCCGCGCTGA
- a CDS encoding DEAD/DEAH box helicase codes for MPFRALHLHPDLLKGLKELGFARPTPIQAEAIPPALEGRDLLACAMTGSGKTAAFLLPILHQLIDRPRGTTRALVLTPTRELAAQIAADLDALAVHTPITAAPVFGGVGMGPQEHAFRSGVDVIVATPGRLLDHFKSPYAKLAGLEFLVLDEADRMLDMGFLPDIRRVLRHLPAKRQTLFFSATMPPPIAELTREMLRDPVTINRERRAAPAVGITQAVYPVPQELKAPLLVALLERGEMREALAFTRTKHRANRLQAYLVQHGVKAERIHGNRSQAQRTEALAGFKSGRYRVLVATDIAARGIDIDALGHVVNFDVPAVPEDYIHRVGRTARAEMTGDAFTFVSPDEEDDLRRIEKAVGKRLPRVTVPDFDYKARPAAKLEVPIGQRIAEIRARKAEERARARANAERRAGAAAGRASRPAASQAPRPAPPAGGAPSAAPTGGRRRRRRRPPR; via the coding sequence ATGCCATTCCGCGCACTCCATCTACACCCCGATCTGCTCAAGGGCCTCAAGGAGCTGGGCTTCGCCCGGCCGACGCCGATCCAGGCGGAGGCCATTCCGCCCGCCCTGGAGGGCCGCGACCTGTTGGCCTGCGCCATGACCGGCAGCGGCAAGACCGCGGCCTTCCTGCTGCCGATCCTGCACCAGCTCATCGACCGACCGCGCGGCACGACGCGGGCCCTGGTGCTGACCCCGACCCGCGAGCTGGCGGCGCAGATCGCCGCCGACCTCGACGCCCTCGCCGTGCACACGCCGATCACCGCCGCGCCGGTGTTCGGCGGCGTCGGCATGGGACCGCAGGAGCACGCGTTCCGCAGCGGCGTCGACGTCATCGTCGCCACTCCCGGGCGCCTGCTCGACCACTTCAAGTCGCCCTATGCCAAGCTCGCCGGCCTCGAATTCCTGGTGCTCGACGAGGCCGACCGCATGCTCGACATGGGCTTCCTGCCCGACATCCGCCGCGTGCTCCGCCATCTGCCGGCGAAGCGGCAGACGCTGTTCTTCAGCGCCACCATGCCGCCGCCGATCGCCGAGCTGACGCGCGAGATGCTGCGCGATCCGGTGACCATCAACCGCGAGCGCCGCGCCGCGCCGGCGGTCGGCATCACCCAGGCGGTCTACCCGGTGCCGCAGGAGCTCAAGGCGCCGCTGCTCGTCGCCCTGCTCGAGCGCGGCGAGATGCGCGAGGCGCTCGCCTTCACCCGCACCAAGCACCGCGCCAACCGCCTGCAGGCCTACCTGGTCCAGCACGGCGTCAAGGCCGAGCGCATCCACGGCAACCGCTCGCAGGCGCAGCGCACCGAGGCGCTGGCCGGCTTCAAGAGCGGCCGGTACCGGGTGCTGGTGGCGACCGACATCGCCGCCCGCGGCATCGACATCGACGCGCTCGGCCACGTGGTGAACTTCGACGTGCCGGCGGTGCCGGAGGACTACATCCACCGCGTCGGCCGCACGGCGCGCGCCGAGATGACCGGCGACGCCTTCACCTTCGTCTCGCCCGACGAGGAGGACGACCTGCGGCGGATCGAGAAGGCGGTCGGCAAGCGCCTGCCGCGGGTGACGGTGCCGGACTTCGATTACAAGGCGCGACCGGCCGCCAAGCTGGAGGTGCCGATCGGGCAGCGCATCGCCGAGATCCGCGCCCGCAAGGCGGAGGAGCGGGCGCGCGCCAGAGCCAACGCCGAGCGCCGCGCCGGCGCGGCGGCGGGCCGGGCGTCGCGCCCGGCGGCGTCCCAAGCGCCACGCCCGGCGCCGCCGGCCGGCGGCGCGCCGAGCGCCGCGCCAACCGGGGGACGCCGACGCCGTCGCCGCCGGCCCCCGCGCTGA
- a CDS encoding MMPL family transporter: MLADLPLRAPRATLLIAAVLSLILGGFAARFRVDGAVDRLLPAGDADAVHYDGVRRAFGSEDVVVVGLFADDVFAPAALARVDRLSRALARLPGVEEVRSLTTAQRIELDDDGLRRAPLVPALPRDAAEASALRARVLADRLAPGTLVGRDGRAAGIWVRFQPMSDDDFLAADVDGRLRATLAAVPGPEPLALTGLPTIKVQAAADMLRDLAVFVPLALLLVTASVVWAFRTWRGVLLPLATTVIGVVCTTGIMVAAGDAFTLGTLVLPPLLMAAGVAYAIHIVSRYYIELRHHGDERSLAIALGHVRLPVAMASLTTFIGFGTFVTSPIPSIRDFGVYAGLGIAVIFLACVAVIPAALSVLPPPRRLPARLEDGGRFSRFVAACGALSLRHRGPFLALFAVLLVLGGWGMTRIRVETDYLRFFRADHPALRDNQRIGAALAGTQVVTLVVDGPVTRTDVLDAIRDLQRFAERQPGVDATRSIVDHLENARRAVAPERADLPFSAQEEVDQLLLLLAPPDLRHELTADQSRAAITVHTTLSGSQAIGALVERLEAHAASRLPVDAKARATGTVVLLTRSADALAWSQVWGDAQVMAILLLVMALLLRSLRLGLLSMVPNVFPIVMLLGIMGWAGIDLNICTSTIASISIGIAVDDTIHYMLGFHEALRAGASREDAILATLRAVGRPILIASVALTAGFLIACLSSFQPVRHFGILASATMLIGVFTDLFLLPALLVTLRIGDAVVERAIPGRTAERRQA; the protein is encoded by the coding sequence ATGCTCGCCGACCTGCCGCTGCGCGCTCCGCGCGCCACGCTGCTGATCGCGGCGGTCCTGAGCCTGATCCTCGGCGGCTTCGCGGCGCGCTTTCGGGTCGACGGCGCCGTCGACCGCCTGCTCCCCGCGGGCGATGCCGACGCCGTCCATTACGACGGCGTGCGCCGCGCCTTCGGCAGCGAGGACGTCGTGGTGGTCGGCCTGTTCGCCGACGACGTCTTCGCGCCCGCGGCCCTCGCCCGCGTCGATCGCCTGTCGCGCGCCCTCGCCCGCCTGCCCGGCGTCGAGGAGGTGCGCAGCCTCACCACCGCGCAGCGCATCGAGCTCGACGACGACGGCCTGCGGCGCGCCCCCTTGGTGCCGGCGCTGCCACGCGACGCGGCCGAGGCGTCGGCGCTGCGCGCCCGGGTGCTCGCCGACCGCCTGGCGCCCGGCACCCTGGTCGGCCGCGACGGCCGCGCCGCCGGCATCTGGGTGCGCTTCCAGCCGATGTCCGACGACGATTTCCTCGCCGCCGACGTCGACGGCCGCCTGCGCGCGACCCTGGCCGCCGTCCCCGGGCCGGAGCCGCTGGCGCTGACCGGTCTGCCGACCATCAAGGTGCAGGCGGCGGCCGACATGCTGCGCGACCTCGCCGTCTTCGTGCCCCTGGCGCTGCTGCTGGTGACGGCATCGGTGGTCTGGGCCTTCCGCACCTGGCGCGGCGTGCTGCTGCCGCTGGCGACGACGGTGATCGGCGTCGTCTGCACCACCGGCATCATGGTCGCGGCCGGCGACGCCTTCACCCTCGGCACCCTCGTGCTGCCGCCGCTGCTCATGGCGGCGGGCGTCGCCTACGCCATCCACATCGTCAGCCGCTACTACATCGAGCTGCGCCACCACGGCGACGAGCGCTCGCTGGCGATCGCCCTCGGCCACGTCCGCCTGCCGGTGGCGATGGCCTCGCTCACCACGTTCATCGGCTTCGGCACCTTCGTCACCAGCCCGATCCCCTCGATCCGCGACTTCGGCGTCTACGCCGGCCTCGGCATCGCGGTGATCTTCCTCGCCTGCGTCGCCGTGATCCCGGCGGCGCTCAGCGTGCTCCCGCCGCCGCGCCGGCTGCCGGCGCGGCTCGAGGACGGCGGCCGCTTCTCGCGCTTCGTCGCCGCCTGCGGCGCGTTGTCGCTGCGCCACCGCGGGCCGTTCCTGGCGCTGTTCGCCGTCCTCCTGGTGCTCGGCGGCTGGGGCATGACCCGCATCCGGGTGGAGACCGACTATCTGCGCTTCTTCCGCGCCGACCACCCGGCGCTGCGCGACAACCAGCGCATCGGCGCCGCGCTCGCCGGCACCCAGGTGGTGACGCTGGTGGTGGACGGACCGGTGACGCGCACCGACGTCCTCGACGCGATCCGCGATCTCCAGCGCTTCGCCGAGCGACAGCCGGGCGTCGACGCCACGCGCTCGATCGTCGACCATCTGGAGAACGCCCGCCGCGCCGTCGCCCCCGAGCGCGCCGACCTGCCGTTCTCCGCCCAGGAGGAGGTCGATCAACTGCTGCTGCTGCTCGCCCCGCCCGACCTGCGGCATGAGCTCACGGCCGACCAGTCGCGCGCCGCGATCACCGTCCACACCACCCTCTCCGGTTCGCAGGCGATCGGCGCCCTGGTCGAACGGCTCGAAGCCCACGCGGCGAGCCGGCTCCCCGTCGACGCCAAGGCCCGCGCCACCGGCACGGTGGTGCTGCTCACCCGCTCCGCCGACGCGCTCGCCTGGAGCCAGGTCTGGGGCGACGCGCAGGTGATGGCGATCCTGCTGCTGGTGATGGCGCTGCTGCTGCGCTCGCTGCGCCTCGGGCTGCTGTCGATGGTGCCGAACGTATTCCCGATCGTCATGCTGCTGGGGATCATGGGCTGGGCCGGCATCGACCTGAACATCTGCACCAGCACCATCGCCTCGATCAGCATCGGCATCGCCGTCGACGACACCATCCACTACATGCTCGGCTTCCACGAGGCGCTGCGCGCCGGCGCCAGCCGCGAGGACGCGATCCTCGCCACCCTGCGCGCCGTCGGCCGGCCCATCCTCATCGCCTCGGTCGCCCTCACCGCCGGCTTCCTCATCGCCTGCCTGTCGTCCTTCCAGCCGGTGCGGCACTTCGGCATCCTGGCCAGCGCGACCATGCTGATCGGCGTCTTCACCGACCTCTTCCTGCTGCCGGCCCTGCTCGTCACCCTGCGCATCGGCGACGCGGTGGTCGAACGCGCCATCCCCGGGAGAACGGCGGAGCGGCGCCAGGCGTGA
- a CDS encoding outer membrane lipoprotein-sorting protein, protein MLSVVALVVALAMPASDDARALVQQVIDAAPSVPSVSHMELSTPGGLVRELTVSRKRLANGIDARYLEITGPMNLKDTRYLFYDRSERRDDQFMWLPFMRRIVRLSDQTRREPFLGSTFFVDDLVERPIDDFRYRFVGEETIGQRACRLVEVTPLHPEREPYGRIVAAIDPTDLVVLRGQLYAHDGSLYKVHTVARLEKIDGHWTPTEQVMDNLHDRTSSRLVATRTEYDAPIGDEIFREAYLGR, encoded by the coding sequence ATGCTCAGCGTCGTGGCTCTCGTGGTCGCCCTGGCGATGCCGGCATCGGACGATGCCAGAGCGCTGGTCCAGCAGGTGATCGACGCGGCGCCCAGCGTGCCGTCGGTGTCGCACATGGAGCTCTCCACGCCGGGCGGCCTGGTGCGCGAGCTCACGGTCAGCCGCAAGCGGCTCGCCAACGGCATCGACGCCCGCTACCTCGAGATCACCGGGCCGATGAACCTCAAGGACACGCGCTATCTGTTCTACGATCGCAGCGAGCGGCGCGACGACCAGTTCATGTGGCTGCCGTTCATGCGCCGCATCGTCCGCCTCTCCGACCAGACGCGGCGCGAGCCCTTCCTCGGCTCGACCTTCTTCGTCGACGACCTCGTCGAGCGTCCGATCGACGACTTCCGGTACCGCTTCGTCGGCGAGGAGACGATCGGCCAGCGGGCGTGCCGGCTGGTCGAGGTGACGCCGCTCCACCCCGAGCGGGAACCCTACGGCCGCATCGTCGCCGCCATCGATCCGACCGATCTGGTGGTGCTGCGCGGCCAGCTCTACGCCCACGACGGCAGCCTGTACAAGGTGCACACGGTGGCGCGGCTGGAGAAGATCGACGGCCACTGGACGCCGACCGAGCAGGTCATGGACAACCTCCACGACCGCACCTCGTCGCGCCTGGTCGCCACCCGCACCGAGTACGACGCGCCGATCGGCGACGAGATCTTCCGCGAGGCGTACCTCGGCCGCTGA
- a CDS encoding AMP-binding protein — protein MLITELIAARAATRGAHPFIRHEGRAVGYGELERLTNQAARAFAALGVVKGDRVTLGMGNSIEYLVAAFGALKAGAILHPINPALGAGELSYILGHAEPRIILTDATGIAALTAPKLARPAGARLAAIGAAADIDFAARLAAASPEPLEVGLTVDDGSTLLYTSGTTGRPKGVLFRHGSTGGAAQHFIDLLGVGPDDTLLAVTPLFHGNAWGAVTTALTAGATVAFPKAFRASEFWPLVHEVHATVLYTLGTILAILLRQAPSPLERDNPLRVILGLGSAPIRDEVIRRFGVAGVAECFGSTDAGVVTMTPLDAAPRQGSAGPAVPGVTIAILDDEGREQPPGAPGEIVIRSPHRMAEYFRDPEQTAEALRDGWFHTGDLGTLDADGWLYFVDRKRDVIRRGGENMSSALIEKALCEHPAVAEAAVIGVPDPVLGQEVKAFIVARAPVTPEELRAFAAERLAKFQVPRLWEFRDSLPKTPTQRVEKYKLRQESGGGDKPPLG, from the coding sequence ATGCTGATCACCGAGCTGATCGCCGCGCGCGCGGCGACGCGCGGCGCCCACCCGTTCATCCGCCACGAGGGCCGCGCCGTCGGCTACGGCGAGCTCGAGCGCCTCACCAACCAGGCGGCGCGCGCCTTCGCGGCGCTCGGCGTCGTCAAGGGCGACCGGGTGACACTCGGCATGGGCAATTCGATCGAATACCTGGTGGCGGCGTTCGGCGCGCTCAAAGCGGGCGCCATCCTGCACCCGATCAATCCGGCGCTCGGCGCCGGCGAGCTGAGCTACATCCTCGGCCACGCCGAGCCGCGGATCATCCTCACCGACGCCACGGGCATCGCGGCGCTGACCGCGCCGAAGCTGGCGCGGCCGGCGGGCGCGCGCCTGGCGGCGATCGGCGCCGCGGCCGACATCGACTTCGCGGCGCGGCTGGCCGCCGCCTCGCCCGAGCCGCTCGAGGTCGGGCTGACGGTCGACGACGGGTCGACCCTCCTCTACACCTCGGGCACCACCGGACGTCCGAAGGGCGTGCTCTTCCGCCACGGCAGCACCGGCGGCGCGGCGCAGCACTTCATCGACCTGCTCGGCGTCGGCCCCGACGACACGCTGTTGGCGGTGACGCCGCTGTTCCACGGCAACGCCTGGGGCGCCGTAACCACCGCGCTCACCGCCGGCGCCACCGTCGCCTTTCCGAAGGCGTTCCGCGCCTCGGAGTTCTGGCCGCTGGTGCACGAGGTGCACGCGACGGTGCTGTACACGCTCGGCACCATTCTGGCGATCCTGCTGCGCCAGGCGCCGAGCCCGCTCGAGCGCGACAACCCGTTGCGGGTCATCCTCGGTCTCGGCAGCGCGCCGATCCGCGACGAGGTGATCCGCCGCTTCGGCGTCGCCGGCGTCGCCGAGTGCTTCGGCTCCACCGACGCCGGCGTGGTGACCATGACCCCGCTCGACGCCGCGCCGCGCCAGGGTTCGGCCGGGCCGGCGGTGCCGGGGGTGACGATCGCGATCCTCGACGACGAGGGACGCGAGCAGCCGCCGGGCGCGCCGGGCGAGATCGTCATCCGCTCGCCGCACCGCATGGCGGAGTACTTCCGCGATCCGGAGCAGACCGCCGAGGCGCTGCGCGACGGCTGGTTCCACACCGGCGACCTCGGCACGCTCGACGCCGACGGCTGGCTCTACTTCGTCGATCGCAAGCGCGACGTCATCCGCCGCGGCGGCGAAAACATGTCGTCGGCGCTGATCGAGAAGGCGCTGTGCGAGCACCCGGCGGTCGCCGAGGCGGCGGTGATCGGCGTGCCCGACCCGGTCCTCGGCCAGGAGGTGAAGGCGTTCATCGTCGCCCGCGCGCCGGTGACGCCAGAGGAGTTGCGCGCCTTCGCCGCCGAGCGGCTGGCGAAGTTCCAGGTGCCGCGGCTGTGGGAGTTCCGCGACTCGCTGCCCAAGACGCCGACCCAGCGGGTCGAGAAGTACAAGTTGCGGCAGGAGAGCGGCGGCGGCGACAAGCCGCCGCTCGGCTGA
- a CDS encoding SDR family oxidoreductase: MSGRFEGRAVYVTGAASGLGKATAERFGREGARVLAVDVNGDGVVETVNALRAAGSDALGAVVDVSDADSVAASVAHMVEAFGGVDVLVNVAGIGRAARFEEIDESEWNRTLAVNLTGAFHTTQAALPHLLRRSGANIVNVASIAGLRGHAYCSAYSASKAALISLTRSLALEFTSRGLRANCVAPGGIMTPLIAGFIPREDFERELLAYYSPPPPGNLSTVEDVTASIAFLASPEARTINGAVLVCDGGTMA; this comes from the coding sequence ATGAGCGGGCGATTCGAGGGCCGCGCGGTGTACGTCACGGGCGCGGCATCCGGGTTGGGCAAGGCGACGGCGGAGCGCTTCGGGCGCGAGGGCGCGCGGGTGCTGGCGGTCGACGTCAACGGCGACGGCGTCGTCGAGACGGTGAACGCCCTGCGTGCCGCGGGCAGCGACGCCCTCGGCGCGGTGGTGGACGTGAGCGACGCCGATTCGGTGGCGGCGTCGGTCGCGCACATGGTCGAGGCCTTCGGCGGCGTCGATGTCCTGGTCAACGTCGCCGGCATCGGCCGCGCCGCGCGCTTCGAGGAGATCGACGAATCGGAGTGGAACCGCACCCTGGCGGTCAATCTCACCGGCGCCTTCCACACCACCCAGGCGGCGCTGCCGCACCTGCTGCGGCGGTCCGGCGCCAACATCGTCAACGTCGCCTCGATCGCCGGCCTGCGCGGCCACGCCTACTGCTCGGCCTACAGCGCCTCGAAGGCGGCCCTCATCAGCCTGACCCGTTCGCTGGCCCTGGAATTCACCAGCCGCGGCCTGCGCGCCAATTGCGTCGCGCCGGGCGGCATCATGACGCCGCTGATCGCCGGCTTCATTCCGCGCGAGGACTTCGAGCGCGAGCTGCTGGCGTACTACTCGCCGCCGCCGCCGGGGAACCTGTCGACGGTCGAGGACGTTACCGCCTCGATCGCCTTCCTCGCCTCGCCCGAGGCGCGCACCATCAACGGCGCCGTCCTGGTCTGCGACGGCGGCACGATGGCCTGA
- a CDS encoding CoA transferase, whose protein sequence is MTPLQHLTLLDLSRQLPGPFCSTMLADLGMDTLVVANPTDPFGTGIPFMARNKRSMTLNLKSAAGRELFLRLADRADVLLEGFRPGVMQRLGLDYATLSARNPRLIYCAISGYGQDGPYRERVGHDVNYLGFAGVLNFIGRGDGPPVIPGVQIADIGAGALMAVIGILCAVIARQHTGRGQMVDIAMLDGAALWNVYPVLLHLLGQAPQRGQTQLTGHHACYAVYETSDGRYVTVGAYERPFWATLCQCLGHPEFIDRQWAEGEERERMLATFRAIFRTRTQAEWLAELGERDICFGPVNDVEQMLADPQLRHRGMIVDQPDGPPTLGNPVKLSETPPALRTPPPTFGQHTDEVLRELGLDAAAIARLRDEGVIG, encoded by the coding sequence ATGACGCCGCTGCAGCATCTCACGCTCCTCGATCTCTCGCGCCAGCTCCCCGGCCCCTTCTGCTCCACCATGCTGGCCGACCTCGGGATGGACACGCTGGTGGTCGCGAACCCCACCGATCCCTTCGGCACCGGCATCCCGTTCATGGCGCGCAACAAGCGCAGCATGACGCTGAATCTGAAGTCCGCGGCCGGGCGCGAGCTCTTCCTCCGCCTCGCCGACCGCGCCGACGTGCTGCTCGAGGGCTTCCGCCCCGGTGTCATGCAGCGCCTGGGTCTCGACTACGCGACGCTGTCGGCCCGCAACCCGCGCCTCATCTACTGCGCCATCTCCGGCTACGGCCAGGACGGGCCGTACCGCGAGCGCGTCGGCCACGACGTCAACTACCTCGGCTTCGCCGGGGTGCTGAACTTCATCGGCCGCGGCGACGGGCCGCCGGTGATCCCCGGCGTGCAGATCGCCGACATCGGCGCCGGCGCCCTGATGGCGGTGATCGGCATCCTCTGCGCCGTCATCGCCCGCCAGCACACCGGCCGCGGCCAGATGGTCGACATCGCCATGCTCGACGGCGCCGCGCTGTGGAACGTGTATCCGGTGCTGTTGCACCTCCTCGGCCAGGCGCCGCAACGCGGCCAGACACAGCTCACCGGCCACCACGCCTGCTACGCCGTCTACGAGACCAGCGACGGCCGCTACGTGACCGTCGGCGCCTACGAGCGGCCCTTCTGGGCGACGCTCTGCCAGTGCCTCGGCCATCCCGAGTTCATCGACCGCCAGTGGGCCGAGGGCGAGGAGCGCGAACGCATGCTGGCGACCTTCCGCGCCATCTTCCGCACCCGGACCCAGGCCGAATGGCTCGCCGAGCTCGGCGAGCGCGACATCTGTTTCGGCCCGGTCAACGACGTCGAGCAGATGCTCGCCGACCCGCAGCTCCGGCACCGCGGCATGATCGTCGATCAGCCGGACGGCCCGCCGACGCTCGGCAACCCGGTCAAGCTGTCGGAGACGCCGCCGGCACTGCGCACGCCGCCGCCGACCTTCGGGCAGCACACCGACGAGGTGCTGCGCGAGCTGGGGCTCGACGCGGCGGCGATCGCGCGCCTGCGCGACGAGGGCGTGATCGGGTAG
- a CDS encoding polysaccharide deacetylase family protein encodes MAIACFTFDNMGEAAEVGAGRRAGPMPDGEEPSLAVGYPALLALLARRGVRATFFVEGWNGIHHPAAVRAIVAHGHELGMHGWTHEAWSELDSDREATLARRATDALEHAAGVRPRGFRAPGGRRTAHTEAILQRLGYAYDASLGDGMTPSRLPGGLAQIPFVWPGVDGFHYLGDAPAAPAAVRDAWIGALRKAAARDGLFLTVCHAFITGTDPERVRALEAVIDAAQAAGLTIATAGEVAARLPD; translated from the coding sequence ATGGCGATCGCCTGTTTCACCTTCGACAACATGGGCGAGGCGGCGGAGGTCGGCGCCGGGCGTCGCGCCGGACCGATGCCGGACGGCGAAGAGCCGTCGCTCGCCGTGGGCTACCCGGCGCTGCTGGCGCTGCTGGCCCGCCGCGGCGTGCGCGCGACCTTCTTCGTCGAGGGCTGGAACGGCATCCATCACCCGGCGGCGGTGCGCGCCATCGTCGCGCACGGCCACGAGCTCGGCATGCACGGCTGGACGCACGAGGCGTGGAGCGAGCTGGACAGCGACCGGGAGGCGACCCTGGCGCGCCGCGCCACCGACGCCCTCGAGCACGCCGCCGGCGTGCGACCGCGCGGCTTCCGCGCCCCCGGCGGGCGGCGGACCGCGCACACGGAGGCGATCCTGCAGCGCCTCGGCTACGCCTACGATGCGAGTCTGGGCGACGGCATGACGCCCTCCCGCCTACCCGGCGGCCTGGCGCAGATTCCCTTCGTCTGGCCCGGCGTCGACGGCTTCCACTACCTGGGCGACGCGCCGGCCGCGCCGGCGGCGGTGCGCGACGCCTGGATCGGCGCCCTGCGCAAGGCGGCGGCGCGCGACGGGCTGTTCCTGACGGTGTGCCATGCGTTCATCACCGGCACCGATCCGGAGCGCGTGCGGGCGCTGGAGGCGGTGATCGACGCAGCCCAGGCTGCTGGGCTGACCATCGCCACCGCCGGCGAGGTCGCGGCGCGCCTGCCGGACTGA
- a CDS encoding VOC family protein, translating into MSEPKIADRLNHVAYLTNDTGATYRFYTEVMGFKLVAAVRGDYDPESSAHRPHLHTFFAMRSGEVIAFFDIEGVERPKKDHAPTWSRHLAMSVDSHEELLAWRQRLLDHDVPVTPVVDHDGVWYSIYFPDPNDVLLELTYQARALTDADAEQAARMVGEWTQARGQRMAVH; encoded by the coding sequence ATGAGCGAACCGAAGATCGCCGATCGCCTCAACCACGTCGCCTATCTCACCAACGACACCGGCGCGACCTATCGCTTCTACACCGAGGTCATGGGCTTCAAGCTCGTCGCCGCGGTGCGCGGCGACTACGATCCCGAGTCGAGCGCCCACCGGCCGCACCTGCACACCTTCTTCGCCATGCGCAGCGGCGAGGTGATCGCCTTCTTCGACATCGAGGGCGTCGAGCGGCCGAAGAAGGACCACGCCCCGACCTGGTCGCGCCACCTGGCGATGAGCGTCGACTCGCACGAGGAGCTGCTCGCCTGGCGCCAGCGCCTGCTCGACCACGACGTGCCGGTGACGCCGGTGGTCGACCACGACGGCGTCTGGTACTCGATCTACTTCCCCGACCCCAACGACGTCCTGCTCGAGCTCACCTACCAGGCGCGCGCCCTGACCGACGCCGACGCCGAGCAGGCGGCGCGGATGGTCGGCGAGTGGACCCAGGCGCGCGGCCAGCGGATGGCGGTGCACTGA